In Ornithodoros turicata isolate Travis unplaced genomic scaffold, ASM3712646v1 ctg00000864.1, whole genome shotgun sequence, one DNA window encodes the following:
- the LOC135375435 gene encoding endothelin-converting enzyme 1-like, which translates to MAAVTPTSPSSKQQPMKIVQFALRALQSLTPPAHPTDHPPSFSRKKIIGVGISIVFLLLLGVAIYFIIGGGTVRKSVHYSLCDSQACSALENMLRKTISQETDPCNNFYAYVCDGWNKGQSKSVYQNHVDNFLELLAEGLEENVPRYDQRPDQKAAAFFQACRRAADDERGDMFGLRQILHTSDVHWPVISEKPDVLRSLVRFYKSLRIKNLLNIDKNEGSLVISGGTMLASKYQRRATLIKNPGTYGYKTYYETFQNATKGIYMSQQKFLPYSEFVEVEDSILGNLTNYTKAAVKSLPKNLSDLANLTAEIPYERWLKLATRELGLSANAPVNISDGDSDYIRAFSGLLKIIDEKYLHYEVGWIMIQQCATFIDREVLSAYVGDFEPFQPGGLADITNRDYCFVTTEYMLGWPVYANFLKRNVPAESIRDIRDIIDDIGRVAFLKTDEKMPPGSTYTDSAFRKKLRLLTMYQDRFESFNFSGTFSKIADMGHYIFQNWEEVIRGLHTFWKLISTHFMPRLLERHLIYNLYNDFEGTFLLPPYAMMMPLYDLHVIKAVKYGALGSLIGSAALEMSHYYWWQNESRDCIMNTSADGNFSEHVLYPSASVSVAWEAYRNSTGPADDVRLRSLPDLTSAELFFVTTCYILCGQPEEAHPEFRCNEPLKHLKEFSETFGCRRKTAMNPDEKCELFTT; encoded by the exons ATGGCC GCAGTGACTCCAACGAGTCCAAGTTCAaagcagcagccaatgaaaatcGTCCAATTTGCTCTCAGGGCTCTGCAATCATTAACACCACCAGCTCATCCAACAGATCACCCTCCATCGTTTTCACGAAAGAAAATCATTGGCGTCGGCATTTCTATCGTCTTCCTTCTGTTGCTCGGGGTTGCCATCTATTTCATCATTGGTGGCGGTACCGTCCGGAAAAGCGTCCACTACTCACTCTGCGATTCGCAAGCTTGCAGCGCACTCGAAAACATGCTCCGTAAGACCATCAGCCAAGAAACGGACCCGTGCAACAACTTCTATGCCTATGTCTGCGACGGTTGGAACAAagggcagtccaagtctgtttACCAGAACCATGTGGATAACTTTTTGGAGTTGCTAGCTGAAGGCCTTGAGGAAAATGTTCCTCGCTACGACCAGAGACCCGACCAGAAGGCGGCAGCCTTCTTCCAGGCGTGCAGGAGAGCTGCAGATGACGAACGTGGAGACATGTTTGGTTTAAGGCAAATACTTCACACAAGCGACGTGCATTGGCCCGTTATTTCTGAGAAACCGGACGTCCTCAGATCACTAGTTCGATTTTACAAGTCTCTCAGGATCAAGAACCTTCTGAACATAGACAAGAACGAAGGCAGCTTGGTCATATCCGGAGGCACTATGTTAGCTAGTAAATACCAACGTAGAGCAACATTAATTAAAAACCCGGGAACGTATGGCTACAAGACTTACTACGAGACATTTCAAAATGCGACCAAAGGTATCTACATGTCACAACAAAAATTCCTTCCATATTCTGAATTCGTGGAAGTTGAAGATTCGATACTTGGCAATCTAACAAATTACACCAAGGCAGCCGTCAAAAGCCTTCCGAAGAACCTGAGCGACCTGGCAAACTTAACGGCCGAGATTCCTTACGAGCGCTGGTTAAAACTTGCGACACGAGAACTTGGCCTTTCCGCAAATGCCCCAGTGAACATCAGCGACGGGGACAGCGATTACATCCGCGCGTTCAGCGGGCTTTTGAAAATTATCGATGAAAAGTACCTGCACTACGAAGTAGGTTGGATCATGATACAACAGTGCGCCACTTTCATCGATCGCGAAGTCCTTAGTGCATATGTCGGCGACTTCGAGCCATTCCAGCCGGGAGGCTTAGCGGATATAACAAACCGCGACTACTGCTTCGTGACTACAGAATACATGCTGGGATGGCCTGTCTACGCAAATTTTTTGAAGCGGAACGTACCAGCGGAGTCGATAAGGGACATACGTGACATTATCGACGACATTGGCCGCGTTGCTTTTCTTAAGACAGACGAAAAGATGCCACCAGGTTCAACTTACACGGATTCCGCCTTCCGGAAGAAGCTTCGTTTACTCACGATGTACCAAGACAGATTTGAAAGCTTCAACTTCAGCGGCACCTTTTCCAAGATCGCCGATATGGGTCATTACATCTTCCAGAACTGGGAGGAAGTTATTCGGGGCCTCCACACATTTTGGAAATTGATCAGCACGCATTTCATGCCCAGGTTACTCGAACGACATCTAATATACAATCTTTACAACGATTTCGAAGGCACATTCCTGCTGCCGCCTTATGCTATGATGATGCCACTTTACGACCTTCACGTCATCAAAGCGGTCAAGTATGGTGCTTTAGGATCCTTGATCGGCTCGGCTGCTTTGGAAATGTCCCATTACTATTGGTGGCAAAACGAAAGCAGAGACTGTATCATGAACACCTCTGCTGACGGCAACTTCAGCGAGCACGTGCTTTATCCATCAGCTTCAGTAAGCGTAGCCTGGGAGGCGTACCGGAACTCTACGGGTCCTGCTGACGATGTTCGACTCCGTAGTTTGCCTGACTTAACATCTGCTGAGCTTTTTTTCGTAACCACATGTTATATTCTGTGTGGCCAGCCTGAAGAAGCTCACCCCGAATTCCGCTGCAACGAGCCCTTAAAACACCTCAAGGAATTCTCTGAAACTTTCGGCTGCCGACGGAAGACAGCTATGAATCCTGATGAGAAGTGCGAGCTGTTTACAACCTGA